In Crinalium epipsammum PCC 9333, the genomic window AAAAATAGTTAAATTTTAATTATTTCTGAGATGGTTTATTTAACAACAATTAAAAATACTATCCTACGTTTACTAGCACTAATTCTAGTTCTAGTAATGGCATGGCTGTGGGTATTGTTAAGTGCTACTCCCGCTCTAGCACAAACAAAAACTGTTAACTACACCCATACTTTTCTAGAAAACCGCGACTTTTCTAATACTGACTTGACGGGTGCTGTATTTGCCGCAGCACAAATGAAAGGCGCGAACTTTCAAGGATCTAACTTAAGTAACGCTATCCTTAGTCAAGGAACGTTATCAAACGCCAATTTCGCAGACGCAAACCTGACTAACGCGCTTGTAGATCAGGTAACGTTGGATGGTGCTGATCTGACTAATGCTATTTTCAGACAAGCAACAATGGTTGGGACAAACTTTAATGATAGTGCGATCGCTGGGGCTGATTTTACAGATGCGATTATTGATCGCTATCAACTTAAGCAATTGTGTCAACGTGCTAGTGGAGTTAACCCTGTAACTGCTGTATCTACACGGGAAAGCTTAGGCTGTGATTAAACTGGAGTTGGCTAACTGAGTAATTGGTTGCCAATTCAGCACATCTTTTAATAATGCCTGATAACCACTGCTGTTAGGGTGTAAACCATCAGCGCACATTTGCTCACGACACCAATCAGTACCTCGCTCAATCCATAAATCAAAGATATCCAAATAAGGAATATTACGTGCTTCGCAAGCTAGTCTAGTTGCTTCTTTATAACGGTACTGATCCTCATGGTTGTAATAAAAACAATCTAGAAACGGCATTTTAGATTCATCTACGGGAACCATTCCCACAAAATAAACTGGACATAGCTGTTTTGCTCGATCCAACAGTTGGCTGATTTCCTGTTGGAAAACGCCAAAATCCGTAAAATAACGCCCACTTGTACGCCCTAGTCTAGCAGCATCATTAACGCCGACTGAGAGTGCGATCGCATCCGGTACGCGATTTCTCAGTTCACCCCGATTTCGGAACTCTTGCTCTAAACGTTGTGATACTTGCAGAACACCATCGCCTCTAACGCCTAAATTGTAAATTACATGACCTGGACTATCAGGCATCATCCAGTTGCGTCTGAGTCGTTCTACCCAACCACCACCTTCAAAATCACCAAAGCCATAAACAATGCTATCCCCTATTACAACGATCTTGAGGGGATGGACATTTGATTGAGGATAGCGTTTAACAGTTGGCGATGCTAGTGTTTGCATAAACGGCAATTAAACAGATAATTTTCAAAACTAAACAGATTGATAAGAATCTACATAATAATGTACTTTCTCGCTATACCCAAAAGTGAGGAATCTTAAAACAGAGGTCTTGTAATCCTAGTTACAACCCGCCCGCTCCTCACTTTCAAAACAGTCAGTTAAACTGGAGGATACTATGAAACCAGGAAAATATATGCTTCACAGGCGTTCCCAGTATGATTCAACTCAAATCATGTACCGTGCAGAGGAATTAGTTAATGCAGCCTCTAATCGCTACAAGATTACTGTGCAAGTGGCGAATCGTGCCAAACGTCGCCGCTATGAAGAGTTAGACAGTATTGATGATCCAATGATGAAACCCGTACTGCGGGCAATTGTCGAAATGTCGGATGAGATTACACAACCTGAAATCATTGGTGACGACCAAACATCCTACAGCAGCAGGGGCAAATAGAACCCTAGAGAAAGCTAGTTAATAACTCTTCAACATTCGACGAACCTTCTCTAAGGCTTAATGTAGTGCGGGCATCTTGCCCGCAAATCCCGAAAATCTTAGTGTTTTTCACATCTATATCAACCAGCATGAGCGCAAAAATAAGGATCGCAATTGCATGGAGCGTTTGATCAAAAGCGGTTCTGGTTGGCGGATTGGCTGGAACCCAGATGCGTCTGAATATCAAGGTTTAGTTGGTAGCGATACTTGGGCAATTGAGCTAACTGAAGCTGAACTGCAAGACTTTTGCAAGCTATTAACGCAGCTTGCAGAAACAATGAGCTATATGGCGGCTGAGTTAATGGATCAAGAAAAAATCGCCTGTGAAGCGGAAAGCGATTTATTATGGATGCAAGTCGAGGGATATCCCGATGCTTACAGCCTTAGCTTTATTTTGAATACAGGACGGTGCTGTGAAGGTAGTTGGACAGCAGATGCAGTTCCAGGTTTAGTTCAAGCTGTTCAGGTATTAAAAGTTTTTTAATAAAACTATTGCAAATTTCAGCCATTTTGCTATACTAGGTATTCGTGTCGGGGCGTAGCGCAGCTTGGTAGCGCACTACTTTGGGGTAGTAGGGGTCGTGGGTTCGAATCCCGCCGCTCCGATTAAAAGCCAGAACTAATTACTGGCGAAAAATACTAAGATTTACTCTAGAGGTATTCTTATCTCTAGAGTAAATTTTTTATTGATTAGACCAAAAACTAAGTATCTTTAAACGAGTCAGCACAGTTGTGTCACTACTTGTTGAGTGCAATTTTTCACTCTACGATTACCTTGATCTTGCATATACTGAAGGAGACATTTAGCAACGTATTCAGCAAGTTTTACTGGTACTGCATTACCAATCATTTGTTCTAAATCAGTTTTTGAACCCTCAAAAATAAAACTTTGGGGAAAAGTTTGTATATAGCTTCTTTCAATGGTAGTTAAAGGGCGCAAATCCGGCGAAATTGGCGCTGTATCGCCTGGATGAAGCTGATAATTTTTAGGAATAGGTCTATTAACGCCTCTAATAGTAGGACTTGGTTCATCAATGCTAAAAATGGCTCGTCTTTTATAGCTTCTCGGATGCCTATAGTAATAGTCTATTCCTAAGCTGTCTCCTAAATATTCTCTAACTGTTAAGGGACGCTTAGATAAATTTGCTTCTAAATAAGGTTCTATACTTTTATCTGCGCCCCCAAGTTCTCCTATACAAAAAAATCTTTTACGTTTCTGTGGTACACCACATAAGCTAGCGTCTAATGTTTTCTCACTTAGCCCATATCCAGCAAGCTTAAAAATTTCTCTAGCAATTTTATATTTGTTACTTTTAAGCAACCTATCTACATTCTCCATTACAAAGTATTGAGGTTTTACATGAGCAACAATTTGAGCAAAAGAGATAGTTAAATCTGCCCTACCTAATTCTTCATTGCGTTTACCTGCACTAGAAAAGTCTTGGCAAGGAGGTCCACCAATAATTATATTTACATGGTTATTTTTGAATACTTCAGATGTGCTATCTATTTTATCAATGTCGCATAAAATAATTGGATGGTTAAAATTTTTTGCGTAAACCTTTATAGCAGGTTCCCAATTATCTAAAGCAGCCAAAATTTTAAATCCAGCATTTTGAAATCCTAGTGACAACCCCCCACAACCTGCAAATAAGTCTGTTATTTCCAGTGAAGTAATTTGATTATTGATTTTTAAACCTACTTGGCTAAACATTTTAGATTATAGTTTAATTATTAGCATCAAAAATTTCTGAATTGCTTAAAACAACAGCATCAAATCTTCTCTCTGGGCTTAAAAAGTTTTGTCCGCCTCCTAAAATAATATTTTTTATTTCTGACTTATTTACTCTAGGCGTGATTAGTTCAGGGCAATTCATATAGAGCCGAGTAACATTTCCTGATAAAGCGAATGCTTTATCGTTTTTAGTATGGTATGTTAAACTGTCAATTATTAATTTATGATTCATTTTACCATTAGTAGCAAATTCATAAAGCATTTTTGCCAACCATACAACAGAACGCATAGGGCGTTGGATGACTTCTAAATTTTCTTTGGTAAAATTTTTACTGATGTCGAAGAAAAGCCTTGTAAAAGCAAAATCACTCCAGACAAAAATATCTAGACAATTTTCATATAATGTAAATGTTTTACCTTGAGTTTTCCAGATAGGTTGAATTACTAAGGGTTGTTGGATTTCTATATTATCGCTTAATAATCTATCAATTGCCTGTATTAATAACGGAATTACAGGTAGAACTGATTTTGCACTTGACCAGTCGTTAATTTTGCTACATACTGGATCGAGGTAATTTAGTAATTCTTGTTGAGATTGTTGAAAATTATTTGCAATGCTTAAAGCTAAATAAACAATGGTATCGGGTCTTGTCACAATTTCACAGCCATACTGTTCGTGGGTAAGATTACAGGTTGAGCTATCTGGTAAAGCTGTTAACTTAATTTCTAGACCACGCAAGCAAGAATCGCTTTGAGATGTGTCTTGTGTTACTAAATCAACTCTTGGCAATTTTCCTATCACTGTTTTGCGATAAGGTACATAATCACTTTCAAAGGCAAAAAATAAGTGAGGAGAAGAGGGATTTATACCAAATAATTGTGATACGTTAATTTTTGTATGATTAATACTAAGCTGTTGATCAAGCGTTAGATAAACAGGCTCTAGTTCTTTAGACTGCATATAGCAAGCTAAAGCTGTTGGGAAAGAGTTATTAAATTGATTTTTGCCCCAGCTACTCCTTAGAGAAAAATCCCTATTAGAATTAGTTAAGCCGAATAATTGTGGTTTTGCTTGGTTATCGTTAATCATAATTTATATATTTTAAATGTGATGATGTTGCTAATTAAGTATATTAGGTTATTGCTAGTTTAAAAAACATAAGTTTCTAATCAATTCTTAATTATTAATATAATATGTTTAAACCTAAACTACTAACTGATCCATTTCTACAACTACCTACTGAAAATTCAGTACGGGTAGTGTGGTTTACATAATTTGCTGGTTCTAGCCATACCGTAACTTATGGTAAAGAATTAAATCAAATCGCTGTTGCTACTACTCACAAACTTAGTCGCACTTGTGAAGATCAAAAATCGAAATTAGCTGATTTTCTTCAACAAAATCAAGTTGAAAAATATCCGACTAAGCGTGATATTTGGCGACATAAAGCAGAAGTTAGTGAACTAACTCCAGGCGTAAAAGTTCCATACTTTGTAACCAGTGTGCGGGAAGACGATACTTCTGTTAGCAGTGCAGTGTTTAGTTTAACTACAAAACCAGTTAGAGGCACACCACTCAAAATATTATTAACTTCCGATCACCAGTTACAGCCAATGGTATCAGCAAATCTGCAAAAGGTAGTTGAAACTATTGAAAAAGTTGATGCAGTTTTTCATGCAGGGGATTTGGTTAATGTTCCAGATCGCGCTTCTGAGTGGTTTGATGATAATCGTGGCGGTGCTTTCTTTCCTTGCCTTCAAGGTTGTGCTAATTATGAATTAGAAAAAAACGGTATTAAAATAGTTTATACAGGTGGGCAATTAATTCAAAACGCGCCGCTATTCACAACTATTGGCAACCACGAAGTAATGGGGCGTTTCTGGATAGAGAATAGCTTAAATAAACAGTTTCGTGATGCCTTTCCCCGTTCCGCAGCAGAGCAAATCTACAAAAATTATGCCGATTTATTGAATCCAGACGATCATCCAAATATACGTGCAAATTGGTTAAAAAATAATTCTTTTAATACCGATACATACGAAGAAATATTTAGTTTGCCTGACAGTAAACAAGGCGGAAAAAGGTATTATTCTGTAATTTTCGGCGATATTTTCTTAGTGGTTCTCTATGTTACTGCTATTTGGCGATCGCACAGTCTTGATCCTACCATTCAAGGTAGATACCAAGAAAGACAGCAAGACTTGAATAACCCTGAAAACTGGGGTTATGGACAGCATATTTTTGAAGCAATTGTCAAGGGTAGTGAACAATATTTATGGCTGGAAACAGAACTTAATAGCACAGAGTTTAAACAAGCAAAATACAAAGTAGTAATGTTGCACCACCCGCCACATACTTTAGGTGGCAACATTGTCCCCGCTTATACTAATCCAGTTCAAGTAATTGAACGCAATGCCGATGGCAGCATCAAGGCAATTCGTTATGAATACCCTAAAAATGCTGATTATATTACTTGTGATTTAGTACCATTATTAGAATCTGCTGGTGTACAGTTGGTATTTTTTGGACACTCCCATTTGTGGAACCGTTTTATTAGTTCTAGCGGTACAAACTTTTTAGAAACTTCTAATGTCGGTAATTCTTACGGTGCAGCTTGGGGTAACAATCAGCGACCTGTACCAATTAATTATCAAGAAGAATATACCGCAACAGGTGATCCTTATGGATTAGAGCCAATAGTACCAACAATTGCGCCATTAATCAGTGAAGATGGTAAGCCTTTGCCTTATATTGCTAGTAATGACATAACGGTATTTAGTATTTTAGATACTGAGACAGGAATAGTAAGTAGTTACCGCTTTGATACAAGTAAACCAAATTCGGAAGTAGTGAAGTTTGATGAGTTTGAGTTGAAATAATAACACAAGTGGTATGAGTAAAATATGCTTAGTTTGTTTGATAACTTCCTATTGTTAGATTTATTGTTTAAGCCAGATTTGAGATAATTAACCACAGATAAACACAGATGGAAGAACTAATTTTTGCCATAAGTTGATTAATTTATTGATTTTTGTTGAAGGTTGAATCAGCTTTTCTATAAATTCTTCTTTCTTTGCACATATTACTTACTGAAGATAGATGTGTTAAGACAGTATCAGGCGCAATCTATACCAACTTTAAGGTGGTAAATTGTAAAGTTCTGTTGCGAGTTCTTTAGAAAGATTGAAAAATTTCCTAGAACTTAAATCTGGGCTTATCCTTAAACTTTAAATAAATAGTTGTGAGATAAAAGCATGGAAAGCTTACAAAAGTATCGTATGGTCTGTACCCTAAGTTTTGGGGATATTTACGGTCAAATCATCATCTGGTTAATTGTGATTTTTATCAGCCTCGCATCCGCGCTGGCGTTGTGGAGTACTACTCGCCATACATACGCATTAGCTACAGTGGGATTAATCTTAGTGCTGTCTTTGCCTTTCTTGCTATTTGCTTTCGTGACCACCTTACTGAATCATATTGAGTTTTCTCCTATAGAATCAAATCAAACAACTCGCACCAGTCCTGTAAATGCGCCTGTCCAAGAATCTAGTGGCAGTAACCAATTAAGTACTTACGGCTCAAAAGGTTAAACATTTTCTTGCCAATTTTATAGCAACAGACAAGAAGTTTAGGACAACGATCAAATCTTGGTTAACATCTGCGATCGCCTGCGTACGCTACGGGAAGGCTCCGCCTATATCTGCTCACATCTGCGATTAAAAAAGTTGTGATTGAGAACAAGGGGTCTAGGGCGTGTTTTCAAACCCTTCGATCCCCCCCAGCAGAGGTTAAAAAGGGGGGAGAATTCAGTCAAAGTCCCCCTTTTTAAGGGGGATTTAGGGGGATCTCACCGACCGAAACGGAGCCAATATAGTTTGAAAACACACCCTAATGTTCTAACTGCTGTAGCGGTTGCTATAAGTAACAAATTTGCAAAAAACTTTCCAGGCAAAAAGCAGGGAAGTTTTTTTTTGCGTCAGCATAGATCTAGAAATCTCAGATATCTGACGGAAAATGTTAGAACATGATGTCATCATTGTCGGCGGTGGACTAGCTGGTTGTCGGGCTGCCTTAGAAATTGCTCGTACCTACCCCAGCGCAGATATCGCCCTAGTTGCCAAAACCCATCCTATTCGATCGCACTCGGTAGCTGCACAAGGCGGTATGGCAGCAACATTAAAAAATGTTGATGCAGAAGACAGTTGGGAAGCTCATGCTTTTGACACGGTTAAGGGGTCAGATTACCTCGCAGATCAAGACGCTGTAGAAATCGTGCGATTCGTTGGGTAGAAATACTTAGAAATAGGTAGGGATTACCCGCAAGGTTTTACAAAAGTTCACAAAAATAAGGCAAGGATAACCGAACCCAAGATAGTGATACCCGAACCTTGACAACTGAGTGACTTTGAGGGTGCAAATCCCTCCCCTGTAGATGCCAGGTGAAAGCATATCCCCCAGGTTCGCGACTAGCCATCAAAGCCTGAAGCGGGGATAAAAGCCTAAATCACTCCTAGCCCAAAGGTAGTGAGAGGCAAGCAAAGAATCCATGAGTAAGGCTACGGCTTGAATCCACGACTGAACCATCGTTACGCGAAAGCAGCAAAAAGGGCTGATATGCTGCAAGCCAAAAGGCAAGGATAAGAGGTTGGCGGATGATATCCCGACCAACAGCATCTCCAAATAAACCCGATGGAGAGTGGAACTCTAAAGATTCATAGTATGGTCACTCGGAACGAAGTAACCCCTCGTATGCTCTCTCGGTGGTCGAAAACCGAGAGTAGGTGCTAACCGGATGCTACGAGTGGGGGGGATTGAGTCAGAAGCAAACGCCTTGCTGTAATGGTAAGGATAGGCTGACAGACTCACGGTGATAAGGAATGAATAGTCTCAAGTAGTGGTGAATATGTCTAATACACAGTCTCAAAAACTGATGGTGGAATGGAGCAAGGTGGACTGGCGTAAGCTAGAAATCCGTGTTTATAAGCTACAAAAGCGAATATTCAAAGCCTCTAGTCGTGGTGATATGGCAGCAGTTCGCAGACTCCAAAAGACTCTGATGAGGTCATGGTCAGGAAAGATGCTGTCGGTGCGTCGCGTGACACAAGATAACCAGGGGTGCGGCTCGTTTGCGGCTAATACATAACCCGCAGTAAGTACGTCAAGGCAGAACCTTGAAAATCTTATAACTGTTCCTTGGATGTAGGTGAAAGTCCTACCCTTCAAGGTTAGAAGTGACTCCCTATCTGTCCACGCCGAGGTTAATCACTAGAGCGAAGCTGGAAGCAGGGCGCAATCAGAGCCAAATCAGATAGGCACACTGGCGCTAATGGGGGGGATACTATGGTGAACTTAATGTGAAGCACCTGAAAAAGCGTCTTATATCTAAGCGAGAATCTGGTTAAATCTCGACTTGACTACCTATAAACCCGCAGCACATCCCTGGAATAGCTGCATAACCTTGGGTTGGTAGTAGGCGAAGTGGTGACACCTAAAGTATCAATCAATCTAAGGAACGGAACGAGTAAAAACGTCTCTAACTTCTCAGGGTTGACAACCAGAGTGGAGGGAAATGATTAACCCCTTACCGGAAAGAGGCGGGTAGGATGGGGGCGGAAACTGCCCCCAGCAACCGAGAAATCTAGAAATGGATTAGACCATGCTTAGACAAACGGACTGCAATCAACTTGGATACAGGTAGATGATAACACTGGGATTGTTAGCAGCACGTATTGAAGCAGATGGGCAATCTCCCAAGCCCGGAAGAACGGCTAAGAAAGGACTAGACGGAACATAGACTGACAATCTAAGGAAAACGCACGTCATGCGAACAAGTTGAACGGACTGAAGCTGTAACTGTCCAGCTTAAAGGGGAATACAAAGCCTCCAAATGTTCGGAAGATTCAAGACGGTGATGAGGTGGAAGTCGATTCCTGAAAACGGTTTATGAAGGGGATTTTGGGTATAACCCAGTTACCCATAGGTTGCTAGGAGCCGGATGCGATGAAAGTCGCACGTCCGGTTCTGAAGGAGAGGTGCATCGCAGTAATGCGGACATCGACTCTAACCAAGAAAACAGCCGGAATAGACGGGGTAAAATCCTTAACTCCCGTACAAAGGCTGGCATTGGTCAGAAAACTTGCGCTAAAGGGGAAAGCCATGCCCACTCGTAGGGTATGGATAGATAAACCAGGAACGGACGAAAAGCGTCCTCTTGGGATTCCCACGATGTACGACAGGGCGCTTCAAGCGTTAGTAAAACTAGCACTTGAACCGGAGTGGGAAGCACGATTTGAACCCAACTCATACGGATTCCGACCAGGACGCTCATGCCATGATGCAGTCGAAGCAATCTTCGCAACAATTAAGCAAAAAGCCAAGTATGTACTGGATGCCGACATTGCTAAGTGTTTCGACAGAATTAATCACAGGGAACTTCTCAAAAAGCTAAACACATTCCCAACCCTAAAACGTCAGATAGGAGCATGGCTGAAATCAGGAGTGATGGATGGCAAACAACTATTCTCCACATCGGAGGGTACGCCACAAGGCGGGGTTATTTCGCCACTATTGGCAAATATTGCCCTTCACGGGATGGAAGAACGGATAAAGCAATTTGCTGAAACCATAGACCTCAAAGACCAAAGAGGGAGACAACAGGGCAAAAGAGACAAACGCAAATCTCTAAGCTTAATCCGTTACGCCGATGACTTTGTGATACTGCACGAAGAAATAACCGTTGTCACTAGATGTAAAGAGATAATCTCTGAGTGGTTAAATGGCATGGGTCTAGAATTGAAACCAAGTAAAACACGCCTTGCCCATACTTTGAATAGATACGAAGGGCAAGACGCAGGGTTTAACTTCCTGGGGTTTAACGTTAGGCAGTACCTAGTTGGTAAACACAACACGGCTTATAAGTCTAATGGGAAACCGCTTGGATTCAAAACACTCATCAAACCCAGCAAAGAAAAGGTAAAAGTACACTACGACCGGATTGCTGAGGTAGTAGACCGACATAAAACATCCACACAAGTGGCACTGATAGCCCATTTGAACCCAATCATTAAAGGGTGGGCTAACTACTACCGAACACAAATTAGTTCAAAGGTATTCGCTGAACTAGACCATAAAGTGTACAAAAAGTTAATTAGCTGGGCAAAACGCCGTCACCCAAACAAATCATGGGGATGGATAACCAATAAATATTGGCAAACCATAGACGGAGAAAACTGGGTATTCGCAACCACGCAAACGGGGCAAGACCCCACGCGGTTAATAAAACATAGAACAACTGAAATAGTTCGTCATGTAAAAATTAAAAGCGATGCCAGTCCTTACGATGGCAACCTAGTTTACTGGAGTACAAGAATGGGACATAACCCAGAAATGCCTAAGAAGGTGGCAACACTTCTTGAGGAACAGAAAGGGAAATGCGCCCACTGCAAATTGCAATTTACGGAAGAATCGGTGATTGAAGTTGACCATATCA contains:
- a CDS encoding DUF1818 family protein produces the protein MERLIKSGSGWRIGWNPDASEYQGLVGSDTWAIELTEAELQDFCKLLTQLAETMSYMAAELMDQEKIACEAESDLLWMQVEGYPDAYSLSFILNTGRCCEGSWTADAVPGLVQAVQVLKVF
- a CDS encoding pentapeptide repeat-containing protein — translated: MVYLTTIKNTILRLLALILVLVMAWLWVLLSATPALAQTKTVNYTHTFLENRDFSNTDLTGAVFAAAQMKGANFQGSNLSNAILSQGTLSNANFADANLTNALVDQVTLDGADLTNAIFRQATMVGTNFNDSAIAGADFTDAIIDRYQLKQLCQRASGVNPVTAVSTRESLGCD
- a CDS encoding DNA cytosine methyltransferase — encoded protein: MFSQVGLKINNQITSLEITDLFAGCGGLSLGFQNAGFKILAALDNWEPAIKVYAKNFNHPIILCDIDKIDSTSEVFKNNHVNIIIGGPPCQDFSSAGKRNEELGRADLTISFAQIVAHVKPQYFVMENVDRLLKSNKYKIAREIFKLAGYGLSEKTLDASLCGVPQKRKRFFCIGELGGADKSIEPYLEANLSKRPLTVREYLGDSLGIDYYYRHPRSYKRRAIFSIDEPSPTIRGVNRPIPKNYQLHPGDTAPISPDLRPLTTIERSYIQTFPQSFIFEGSKTDLEQMIGNAVPVKLAEYVAKCLLQYMQDQGNRRVKNCTQQVVTQLC
- a CDS encoding DNA-directed RNA polymerase subunit omega yields the protein MKPGKYMLHRRSQYDSTQIMYRAEELVNAASNRYKITVQVANRAKRRRYEELDSIDDPMMKPVLRAIVEMSDEITQPEIIGDDQTSYSSRGK
- the ltrA gene encoding group II intron reverse transcriptase/maturase, producing the protein MKVARPVLKERCIAVMRTSTLTKKTAGIDGVKSLTPVQRLALVRKLALKGKAMPTRRVWIDKPGTDEKRPLGIPTMYDRALQALVKLALEPEWEARFEPNSYGFRPGRSCHDAVEAIFATIKQKAKYVLDADIAKCFDRINHRELLKKLNTFPTLKRQIGAWLKSGVMDGKQLFSTSEGTPQGGVISPLLANIALHGMEERIKQFAETIDLKDQRGRQQGKRDKRKSLSLIRYADDFVILHEEITVVTRCKEIISEWLNGMGLELKPSKTRLAHTLNRYEGQDAGFNFLGFNVRQYLVGKHNTAYKSNGKPLGFKTLIKPSKEKVKVHYDRIAEVVDRHKTSTQVALIAHLNPIIKGWANYYRTQISSKVFAELDHKVYKKLISWAKRRHPNKSWGWITNKYWQTIDGENWVFATTQTGQDPTRLIKHRTTEIVRHVKIKSDASPYDGNLVYWSTRMGHNPEMPKKVATLLEEQKGKCAHCKLQFTEESVIEVDHIIPKSKGGKNEYKNMQLLHRHCHDKKTASDGSLGTKSGCNSAKPKPDKSGNRGINDNDLIT
- a CDS encoding HindVP family restriction endonuclease; the protein is MINDNQAKPQLFGLTNSNRDFSLRSSWGKNQFNNSFPTALACYMQSKELEPVYLTLDQQLSINHTKINVSQLFGINPSSPHLFFAFESDYVPYRKTVIGKLPRVDLVTQDTSQSDSCLRGLEIKLTALPDSSTCNLTHEQYGCEIVTRPDTIVYLALSIANNFQQSQQELLNYLDPVCSKINDWSSAKSVLPVIPLLIQAIDRLLSDNIEIQQPLVIQPIWKTQGKTFTLYENCLDIFVWSDFAFTRLFFDISKNFTKENLEVIQRPMRSVVWLAKMLYEFATNGKMNHKLIIDSLTYHTKNDKAFALSGNVTRLYMNCPELITPRVNKSEIKNIILGGGQNFLSPERRFDAVVLSNSEIFDANN
- a CDS encoding GDSL-type esterase/lipase family protein, with product MQTLASPTVKRYPQSNVHPLKIVVIGDSIVYGFGDFEGGGWVERLRRNWMMPDSPGHVIYNLGVRGDGVLQVSQRLEQEFRNRGELRNRVPDAIALSVGVNDAARLGRTSGRYFTDFGVFQQEISQLLDRAKQLCPVYFVGMVPVDESKMPFLDCFYYNHEDQYRYKEATRLACEARNIPYLDIFDLWIERGTDWCREQMCADGLHPNSSGYQALLKDVLNWQPITQLANSSLITA